ttaattgtgaaaaaaaaaacctacaatTCTTGTGGTAAGTTGAGCACATGATTTTTGTGTGGAATCAGGGTCAAACCCCATGTGTGTTCGACACTTGGCAGGTGTCGAGCACggatgaccaaaatacccttcttGCCCTAATTCAAAAACTGCTTTAGGGTTTGACTTCTACCAGAAAACCGGTACAGTCTCCCCTGGAGAAGGCTCAAAGCCCAGAAATTTACCTGCACAGCAAACTCAAATAATTTCCCAAGCGTTTAGCAAATTCAACTTTACAAAActgattataaaaaataagtcATAAActtgcggctgcacctaggttAGCCTAGGTTGCCTATATACCCttattgagggatcaagccacacgtaatTCTTTctacaagaaaacaaagtttaacCCATATGTAAGTACATGAATTAAATATTCCTTCACACTTTCCTAAAACCAAAAGTTTCAAACTTTAATCAATCCGCTAAAACTTAAACAAAAGATATTGATTTCAAAACAATCTTCCACCCATCACATACATGCATatacaaatacatatatatatatatatatatatatatataaaatagcTCATTATAGATAAGtaggaaaacaagaaaattattaaaataacattgGTCATGTGAAACCTTAATATAAATATCAATGGTTTGAATACAACATGCTTCAATCTTTCACATCTAAAAATAAACTCATCACTTAAGAGAATAGTTGTGAATTgtataaaatccttaaaacttagaaaactctcaatcattgtctcataaatatgaaaacatgTATTAAAACTTTCACCAATAAGTACCAAGattaaatcatcaattttagtttaaaacatctcaaaactcaaatactctccacctaggtgtaccccaaatcataatccgtcaattccaataatattcCGTCAATTTCAAGTACCGTATATGTTACATCCTTGCAAAACTCGGGGGATACATGGTTAGCCCGAGAACACATATCCTCGTAGAATTTGGGGGACATGTAGTTAGCTTGAGAAAGCATATCATCGCAGAACTCGAGGGACACGTAGTCAACCCGAGAATGCATATCCTTGTAGAATCAGGTGATTAGCCCGAAACACATATCCATCAATTCCTCTTGCAAGACTCAGGAAGATATAATCAACTTGAGAACACAAATCCTCGCACCACATGATTTAGGTGTCCTCAAGACTCGTGAGGCATTGTCATAAATGACTAGACTATTACGAAGGCAACTGGGGGAGGGGGGGTTACTCctgtggtgggtttgaaaaccattttccgaaatttatcataaaattccTCTTTTTCCACAAATTCACTTTCACAAATCCATTTTTCAAAtcctttctcaactttccaaaaaTCAGTTCTTAAATAGATAACCAGAAATCCCTTTTTAAAACAagatcaatcccaaaattccTTAACTTGAATTTGACCATGCATAATCTTTCAAAACTGTTCTCAAAACCACATTCAAATATGTACAACATACTATTCAAAAAACTagtattcataattcattGATTTCAAGCCACCgatcatatattttaaatatagaCATATAATCAGGCATTTAATTAATTCCTTAGTCATGCCAAAACCCGGTTACCTAAGTCGTTCCCAACTCTGCacaattaaacataatataacatgCTTGGAAAGTAAAAGCGATTGCATAATAATTCATAAACATTTAATAAAACTCTCATagcataataaaattttaaaacaaatctccaattacaattacaacTATTAAATGGCCTCAATCGAGCCGACATAGCCCACTCTCTAAGTCAACTTGGCTCATAGGGCCCACATTTTTGCTGTGACACATGCAATTCCATGATGATTGAAACATTggtataataataaaatgaagCATACAAACAAGTAGGCTCTCTAAACTGGATCCAATGCCTTTGCATTTAGAGCTAGTGCATTTACTTGCATTTCGCTAAATCCAAAGTGTTCTAATAATCTAACCCCTTAGAACATGACACATcatcaagttttttttcttcttctctaaaCAAACGTTAAGTTTAgagtgtgtttttttttcttcttccgtataatcttcttttctctAGGGTTCAATGAAAAATTGCCCATGGTTTAACGaatattcaaatccaaatgaaatggaaaaactccaaaattcTTGAATAGGTAATTAAGACAGATCCATTGCAATCTGATTATGAAGGGAAGGAAAATtactttctcgatcaaaagaaaaaagattatgAAGGGAAGGAGATGACGACAAAAAAGCCCTCTTGTGAAGCCAGAAAATGCATGAAATActgaagaaaagcaaaaaactATCTTAACTTGGTTGGTTTTGAAGATTAATACAACCATTAACGGTTTTCCATTGAATCCCATAAGGGCATTAGTCAAgcagggagaaagaagaagatgaccaAAAcgcgaaaaagaaaaaagaaacttgtTGTAAATTAAGGAGACATGAACgtgaataaacaaaaaaaaactacaacttAACAGCAATAGTTAACATCAGTTATGTTTGGTTAGATTATTATAACACTCTAAATTTAGCGAAAGGGGGGTAAATGCACCGGTTTCAAATACAGAGGCTCGAGATCCCTCTAAACTATAGAAGCAAACGTTTCTTCTAGCTACAACGACGCTAGTAGGGTTTAATGAAACCATATCAAACTATATATTGCTTTTAGGAGAAAGGTTTATAATCATGTATGCTTTAATAGGAAGCCCAATTCAAAGCATTATTTGAAAgaaatttaaggaaaaaaaaattgagttgcaaacagaaaatgaaggattGGCCATCCAAGTTAGGGGAAAAGCTAATGTAAATGAATGAGACAAATGGGAACAACCACACATATATGTCCAATAGTTAATGCATATTGtaaacatgcatatataaaACTTGCCAAGGAACAATATTTTACCATTCTTCCATATTAGAATAAAAATTAACCCCAAGGGTATAAAAGATAACAAGTATGAATAAATGCATCAAATTTCATGTAATGTAGTGCAAAAGTTGACCAAACATATATTACTACACAACTTGTTCAccattttcaattaatttaacATTCACATTAAACAACACATGTTTTTACATGGATCAGCAAGCCAGAGAGAAGAATTGAATACTACCACTCAAGGAGTTGAATGAGAGAATACTGTTGAAAGGCAAAacgtgtgtgtgagagagaagaaaagagaggtaACGCTATTTCCTAGTTTCTTGACCTTGTTCTTTCTAGTTGTTTATCAAGTTTTGAATCTAGAGGTTTGATAACCGCTATTTTGTTGGCCATGGACGTAGACACATAGCCGAACAACGTTAGTTCATTGTTTTGTATCTTCTTGCTTATTTTCTTGGGTTTTCAGTTCGTTTGTTTTTCCCATTCTTAAATGATTTTACAAATGATCCAGCCACCAATCCAAAGCATCCACCTCTACCTTAGCTTAGCTTGAACAACCTCAATAATTTGttgatgaaaattttgggatttttccTAACGCTAGGAAATTATAGCACATGTACAAATATTAGGTCAACAtgttgaacaaaataattggGCAAGCAATATTATTGTCCTATGAAGGTGAAGGATATATATAAGAGAGATTACTTTGACATTCAAAGGGTTTTATGAGTCTTTGATTTCCAAATTATGACCTAAATTCTACAAGATTAGGCACACAAACAAAATCTTGGCAAATCGCGAGTATACGGAATCAGTAAAACAAATTTTGGAGGGACAACGAGAGATTTTACATTTAATGCTCGAAGAAgacaaataaatcaaaaaacTAAAGTGGAAAGGTTTTTGTTCCTTGACTTACGATTGGAAGCATGGGCCGTGAATCTAAAATGCGTTATGTTCAACACTTagttgatgaaaaaaaaaaaaactgaaaatttctttatggtttaattataaattcaaTTTGGCATGCAACTCAATATACTCGATAAGTCACGTATGATAATATGCAGTCTAATGACATATTTATTAAGTTGGAATCGCAGTAAGTACAGATTAGAGTGATTATTGATGATCCATGATTACCATCAATTATCACCTGTTCACTATGGACTCTCACTCTTTAAATGTCATGGGTGTGATTGCTGATTTTATACGAGTCCCACTCTTGTTTTGATTCTCAAAGTGTTAGTGAATACTAGAATGACCTTGAATGGGGATCCCATTCTTTACACTATCATTCTTAATTAGTAAGTATGCCATAAGTGCAATAGGAATCCTATGAAAGAATATTCAAAGAGTAAGATGGATTAAGGAAGCAACCTCTTGTATACAATGAGAGCATTTTTGCTCATCACTTTAACCGAAGTGTATTTTCACCACCCTCACCACCGTCACCACCCTTCTTAACACTTGACACATGTCCATATGGATAACCATGACTCcataaatacaaagtaaaaagTTAACCATGATTATGTCTATAGACACATGTGTTAAGTATTGAGAATGCTGGTGCGAATACACTTTGGGTTAAAGTAGTGAGTAAAAATATTTCCGTACACAATCGCTGGCCATGCAGACTTtccaattttatatttatagtttcTTCTTTCCATTGAATTTAGGATTTTTGAGTTGAATTATGTATTTTAAGTAGTTTTAGATTTTTTCTATATTATGTTttacttccttttttttttttttttttcccctttcttcCAATTTCTCTCGGttgataatttgattttcCTAGTCTTTTAGGGTTTCATTGCTCTATAATAAGGGGTTGATGATAAAGTTGAGAGTGTTCTAGAAAGTTCCTATCTTTTTGGGATCCGCATGGACAATGTCAAGTAAGAAATAGTATATTTGAGGTTCCTATTCTTCTTTCAGCCAAAAATTCAAGtgataaaattcatatcattaACTGTAGTTGGAAATAAATACATCATTCAACACTTAAGAGAAAATACtattcataaataataaaaaagaaagaaagaataaagtGGACAATGTTGATGAATGAATGCAGCATGTGATACTTAGGACGATGGATATATCAACCAATTGACCTCTAAATCATGTTGATTGATGGAATCCAAGCATGGGAGCCTCGTCTGTTTAATATCCATTGGTTGTTAGCTCATGAAAAGAGTTCCCTTTGtattaattagaaaaaaaaggaatgacAAGAAGGAATCAATAGAATTGTAGATGCCCTTAGTTCTCAACTTGAGAATCAACATGATGGAGGAATGTTGTGTTCCTTGTGAGCCTAAATACATACATATGCTTGTTTTTAACGAGTGATATTGAAAGGAGGAGAAAAGTAAACCTAAGACTTCGAATGTAAGAATAAACGCTCTTACTCATTTGACCAACAAACCCCTAGCAGTACATATGTTTGTTTATGTAAGCAAAACAATgccaacattaaaaatatggGACTTAGAAGATGTATGAGTTTTCACATTACATATGAAAAGATGATGCAACTGTATGTCACATAATGGGGCTCACTCTTCCACCTTTTCCCTAGGAGTCCATGACCATTCACAATTATTACCTTGACACAAACTAAGAGTTCGACccaatctttatttttgtcttaGCGGATACATTAGAAGTATATTTCAATCCACAATtagaaacaaaaaggaaacagAGAGGGAATGAAAATTTGGGGTAAAAAGAAGAGGGATTTCCCAATGCATTTGTTTTCATGAGATTTTATATCTATTTGACTTCCTTggtaaaacaataaaaatatataaagaataAGGATtgtatacaattttttttagtccAACAATTGCATAACCCAAAAATTGTTGTTTGCCGAAACACCAAATATTGCAAACTATATAATGGAGGTTACTGATTTTTTATGCTCCTTCATGAGCTATATGGTTTTTCACACCATTCTTCTCTGGCTCCTCACACCTTAATGCTGTAAttcttctctccttttatCCCAATATCTCCATAGACATACCCTcctccctctttctctctcatttggTGCACTAAAACAAGAAGCGAAGGCTATTGGGGAGAGGGGTAGATACATGCTTTGAGGGTTTGGCTTTGCTCTCCTCCTTCTCTCTGTAAAAAACACACCTGAATTTTCTCCGACCCTTGTTCAGCTCTGtctcctctctccctcgcTCACTCTCTCATCAATCAAAAGCTCTATTTGCAGCTTCTAGAAAGCAATTCTATAAAAGGCATATGATTTTGTTGGAAAGCTTGAAGATTTAAGGGTATCCACATAGCCTCAGCTCGCAGGTTTGACAGAAACCATATAATTCCTTTTGTGTAATGCATTTAGGATACCAGATTTCGTTGGGTGTTTGGAATCGGTAGACTTGGATTGTTGTATGTTGTGAACCTTTTAATTCTGTTTACTACATATACAATTACTTTCTTGTCTGAGCATTAGGGTTTTTGGGGCGAACAGTATTGGTTTCTGGGCTTGTCATCTTCTCCCTACTGGTTTTAGAACTTGGGATTTGAGTTTGAAGGTTACATGTCTCTGGGTCTGTGCGTTTTTCTTCACTGGTCCTAAGATTTGGGTATTGTGTAGTTGAATGGTTTTGGACTATTGGTTTCTGGGTCTGTGTATATTGATTGAGATATGAGTCGTAGGGTGCGGCGGAAGGTGGCtaggaaggggaaggagaagGTGGTTTTGCCTTGTTATCCAGAAATTGAGGAAGAAGTTTCAGGTTCAGTGCAAAATTGGATTGTTGATTGGACTAGTTTGCCAGATGATACAGTAATCCAGTTGTTTTCGTGTCTGAACTATCGTGATCGGGCAAGCTTATCATCAACTTGCAAAACATGGAGAGTTCTTGGAATTTCTCCGTGTTTGTGGACCTCTTTGGATCTTAGGGCACACAAATGCAATGATGCCATGGCAGCTTCACTTGCTGCAAGATGTGTGAATCTTCAGAAGCTTAGGTTTCGGGGGGCAGAATCTGCTGATGCAATATTGCATCTTCAGGCCAGGAATTTACGTGAAATAAGTGGTGATTACTGCAGAAAAATAACTGATGCTACACTTTCTGTGATTGTGGCTCGGCACGAGGCACTTGAAAGCCTCCAGCTTGGGCCAGATTTCTGTGAAAGGATCAGCAGTGATGCTATAAAAGCAATAGCTATTTGCTGTCCTAAATTGAAAAAGCTTCGACTTTCGGGAATTAGGGATGTTCATGCTGATGCTATTATTGCTTTAACTAAGCATTGTCAAAATTTGACTGATATCGGGTTCATAGACTGTCTGAACATTGACGAGATGGCATTGGGAAATGTTTTATCAGTTCGTTTTCTCTCTGTAGCAGGGACGTCAAATATGAAATGGGGTGTGGTTTCACATCTTTGGCATAAGTTGCCTAACTTGACTGGGCTAGATGTTTCAAGAACTGATATTGGTTCGGCTGCTGTTTCACGGTTATTATCATCATCACAGAGCTTGAAGGTTTTATGTGCCTTGAATTGTCCTGTGCTTGAAGAAGACACCAACTTTGCTTCTcgtaaatataaaaataaattgttacTTGCCTGCTTTACAGAAATTATGGAAGAAATAGCTTTTTTATTAGTCGACATTacaaagaaagggaagaatGTGTTTTTGGATTGGAGGAATTCAAAGAACAAGGATAAGAACTTGGATGACATAATGACTTGGATTGAGTGGATTCTCTCTCATACTCTTTTGCGCATTGCCGAGAGCAATCAACAGGGTTTAGATGATTTTTGGCCCAAGCAAGGCGCATCATTGTTGCTCAATTTAATGCAAAGCTCACAAGAGGATGTTCAAGAAAGGGCAGCTACAGGACTTGCAACTTTTGTTGTTATTGATGATGAAAATGCTAGCATAGATTGCAGGAGGGCTGAAGCGGTTATGCGGGATGGTGGCATACGCCTTCTCCTAAACCTAGCAAAATCTTGGAGGGAAGGGCTCCAGTCAGAGGCTGCTAaggttaatttttttcttcttcttctttatgtAATTATGAGTGCTCCTCTTTTCAACTAATACTTGTTTTATTTGGTCAGGATAGGAACTGGTTATTTGGTGATGTAGATGTGGAATTAGGCTGACTTTCCTTTTCCTATTTGTTATTTAAATAGGCTATAGCAAACTTGTCTGTTAATGCCAATGTTGCAAAAGCTGTTGCTGAGGAAGGAGGAATCAATATTCTCGCTGGTTTGGCAAGGTCTATGAACAGGCTGGTTGCAGAAGAGGCTGCTGGAGGACT
The Prunus dulcis chromosome 2, ALMONDv2, whole genome shotgun sequence DNA segment above includes these coding regions:
- the LOC117617818 gene encoding protein ARABIDILLO 1, encoding MSRRVRRKVARKGKEKVVLPCYPEIEEEVSGSVQNWIVDWTSLPDDTVIQLFSCLNYRDRASLSSTCKTWRVLGISPCLWTSLDLRAHKCNDAMAASLAARCVNLQKLRFRGAESADAILHLQARNLREISGDYCRKITDATLSVIVARHEALESLQLGPDFCERISSDAIKAIAICCPKLKKLRLSGIRDVHADAIIALTKHCQNLTDIGFIDCLNIDEMALGNVLSVRFLSVAGTSNMKWGVVSHLWHKLPNLTGLDVSRTDIGSAAVSRLLSSSQSLKVLCALNCPVLEEDTNFASRKYKNKLLLACFTEIMEEIAFLLVDITKKGKNVFLDWRNSKNKDKNLDDIMTWIEWILSHTLLRIAESNQQGLDDFWPKQGASLLLNLMQSSQEDVQERAATGLATFVVIDDENASIDCRRAEAVMRDGGIRLLLNLAKSWREGLQSEAAKAIANLSVNANVAKAVAEEGGINILAGLARSMNRLVAEEAAGGLWNLSVGEEHKGAIAEAGGVKALVDLIFKWSSGGDGVLERAAGALANLAADDKCSTEVAVAGGVQALVMLARNCKFEGVQEQAARALANLAAHGDSNSNNAAVGQEAGALEALVQLTQSPHEGVRQEAAGALWNLSFDDRNREAIAAAGGVEALVALAQGCSNASPGLQERAAGALWGLSVSEANSIAIGREGGVVPLIALARSEAADVHETAAGALWNLAFNPGNALRIVEEGGVPALVNLCSSSVSKMARFMAALALAYMFDGRMDEFALIGTSSESISKSVSLDGSRRMALKHIEAFVLTFSDQQTFSAAAASSAPAALAQVTEGARIQEAGHLRCSGAEIGRFVTMLRNPSSVLKACAAFALLQFTIPGGRHAMHHASLMQNAGAARVLRAAAAAATAPLEAKIFARIVLRNLEHHHIEPSL